A single region of the Halorubrum depositum genome encodes:
- a CDS encoding Rossmann-like domain-containing protein: MKEGDGGVAGSADADEEWPGPVLRATRDALRDRGALTEVRLDRVTVGDSVALVELAAENEREKRDGRRPAAGLAHLPDGAAPTVPEDVEGLLAPVRAGAVADGDRIATADSDLGARALAVAALNACAAPLLDWRDGDPMALLDPSVERVVTVGLFRPAFRKFDGVEVRVIERDPVDPATVATPAGVALRSFSPAETAAAMEGADVVFVTGSTLVYGGIERYLDAAPASATVVVVGATASSLPDPLFERGVDVVAGAAVDDPWRARAAVAGGACGTDLHDRGVRKVYAARDAPATIDL, from the coding sequence ATGAAGGAGGGAGACGGTGGCGTCGCGGGCTCTGCCGACGCCGACGAGGAGTGGCCCGGTCCCGTTTTGCGGGCGACACGCGACGCGCTCCGCGACCGCGGCGCGCTAACGGAGGTCCGCCTCGACCGCGTCACGGTCGGGGATTCCGTCGCGCTGGTGGAACTCGCGGCCGAAAACGAACGGGAGAAGCGAGACGGACGGCGACCCGCGGCCGGGCTCGCGCACCTCCCCGACGGCGCCGCGCCGACCGTCCCCGAGGACGTCGAAGGGCTGCTGGCGCCGGTCCGCGCGGGCGCGGTGGCCGACGGCGACCGAATCGCGACCGCCGATAGCGACCTCGGCGCCCGCGCGCTCGCGGTGGCGGCGCTGAACGCATGCGCGGCGCCGCTGCTCGACTGGCGCGACGGCGACCCGATGGCACTGCTCGACCCGTCGGTCGAGAGGGTCGTCACGGTCGGGCTGTTCCGGCCCGCGTTCCGGAAGTTCGACGGTGTCGAGGTCCGCGTCATCGAGCGCGACCCCGTCGACCCCGCGACGGTGGCGACCCCCGCGGGCGTCGCGCTCCGGTCGTTTTCCCCGGCGGAGACCGCGGCCGCGATGGAGGGGGCGGACGTGGTCTTCGTCACCGGATCGACGCTCGTGTACGGCGGAATCGAGAGATATCTCGACGCGGCCCCCGCGTCGGCGACCGTCGTCGTGGTGGGGGCGACCGCCTCGTCGCTCCCCGACCCGCTGTTCGAGCGCGGCGTCGACGTCGTCGCCGGCGCGGCGGTGGACGACCCCTGGCGGGCGCGGGCCGCGGTGGCGGGCGGCGCCTGCGGCACGGACCTCCACGACCGCGGCGTTCGGAAGGTGTACGCGGCGCGCGACGCGCCGGCGACCATCGACCTGTGA
- a CDS encoding class I SAM-dependent methyltransferase encodes MERFRNTGQPDWDWWGRIWPTPADTLRRLGVTPGDRVAEIGCGNGYFALPAARIADPASVYAVDVDATLLAELEGMANAQGIGNVVPVRGDARDLADLLPEPVDLALLANAFHGIDDRAAFVAGVAAALAADGRFVVVNWRDRPRAETAVDGEPRGPPTELRLGPEETRRAVEAASDLRLAREVDLPPFHYGLVFER; translated from the coding sequence ATGGAGCGCTTCCGGAACACGGGGCAGCCGGACTGGGACTGGTGGGGACGGATCTGGCCGACGCCGGCGGACACCCTTCGGCGGCTCGGCGTGACGCCGGGCGACCGCGTCGCCGAGATCGGCTGCGGCAACGGCTACTTCGCCCTGCCGGCCGCGCGGATCGCCGACCCGGCGTCGGTGTACGCCGTCGACGTCGACGCGACGCTGCTCGCTGAGCTGGAGGGGATGGCGAACGCGCAGGGGATCGGGAACGTCGTCCCGGTCCGCGGCGACGCCCGGGACCTCGCCGACCTCCTTCCCGAGCCGGTCGACCTCGCGCTGCTCGCGAACGCCTTCCACGGGATCGACGACCGGGCCGCGTTCGTCGCGGGCGTCGCCGCCGCGCTCGCCGCCGACGGGCGGTTCGTCGTCGTCAACTGGCGCGACCGGCCCCGGGCGGAGACGGCGGTCGACGGCGAGCCGCGCGGCCCGCCGACCGAACTGCGGTTGGGGCCCGAGGAGACGAGGCGCGCGGTCGAGGCGGCGAGCGACCTGCGGCTCGCCCGCGAGGTCGACCTGCCGCCGTTCCACTACGGGCTCGTCTTCGAGCGCTGA
- a CDS encoding DUF3267 domain-containing protein has protein sequence MTDETTGPVLGELELTRALTIQMTAVGTLGMIVAWAFFAGLHEAATGAPVSLRFAPATLGWAATAVDVLVVAFLGTAFLVPHEWLHGLAIRYYGGEPRYGVGVAHFILPYAYATTDHEFSRNEFVVVLLTPLVVMTAVGVPLMVGFGWGWLVIPLALNAAGAVADVWMTVTVLGYPAHVRIVDHETGVKIVGRAGDTPRTPSVTAVAWDALSGAAVAVFGTFLLLAVAGPIALSTLGVESVVVGTPGRITYLFSFVNTPTEISFGVGPAVFAVGGLVGLVYALGRTYRRSRALSADST, from the coding sequence ATGACCGACGAGACCACCGGCCCCGTGCTCGGGGAACTCGAGCTCACGCGGGCGCTGACGATCCAGATGACCGCGGTCGGAACGCTCGGGATGATCGTCGCGTGGGCGTTCTTCGCCGGCCTGCACGAGGCCGCGACGGGCGCTCCGGTCTCGCTCCGGTTCGCGCCCGCGACGCTCGGCTGGGCCGCGACGGCGGTCGACGTGCTCGTCGTCGCGTTCCTCGGGACGGCGTTCCTCGTCCCGCACGAGTGGCTCCACGGGTTGGCGATCCGGTACTACGGCGGCGAGCCGCGCTACGGCGTCGGCGTCGCGCACTTCATTCTCCCCTACGCGTACGCGACGACCGACCACGAATTCAGTCGGAACGAGTTCGTCGTCGTCCTCCTGACCCCGCTCGTCGTCATGACGGCGGTCGGCGTCCCCCTGATGGTGGGATTCGGCTGGGGGTGGCTCGTGATCCCGCTGGCCCTGAACGCGGCGGGCGCGGTCGCCGACGTCTGGATGACCGTCACGGTGCTCGGGTACCCGGCTCACGTCCGGATCGTCGACCACGAGACGGGCGTCAAGATCGTGGGACGAGCGGGGGACACGCCCCGCACACCGTCCGTGACGGCGGTCGCCTGGGACGCGCTCTCCGGCGCGGCCGTCGCCGTCTTCGGCACGTTCCTGCTCCTCGCCGTCGCCGGACCGATCGCGCTCTCGACACTCGGCGTCGAGTCGGTCGTCGTCGGGACGCCGGGCCGGATCACCTACCTCTTCAGCTTCGTCAACACGCCGACCGAGATATCGTTCGGCGTCGGCCCCGCCGTGTTCGCCGTCGGAGGGCTGGTCGGACTCGTGTACGCGCTCGGTCGGACCTACCGCCGGTCGAGGGCGCTGTCCGCCGACTCGACGTAG
- a CDS encoding Rieske (2Fe-2S) protein, producing the protein MPDGTKLADVEAVTERGSYRFTAADPFTNDREVVLVPCEEPPGVRAWVNTCPHESQRFDTGDGVPMRDGEVICPRHGSLFDACSGECDNGPAAGTTLRDVEVAVDGGAVHLTDDGYTFRHEGGTDDDDPGSTSHLSL; encoded by the coding sequence ATGCCAGACGGGACGAAGCTCGCCGACGTCGAGGCCGTCACCGAGCGCGGATCGTACCGCTTCACGGCGGCCGACCCGTTCACGAACGACCGAGAGGTCGTCCTCGTACCTTGCGAGGAGCCGCCCGGAGTGCGGGCGTGGGTGAACACCTGCCCGCACGAGAGCCAGCGGTTCGACACGGGCGACGGCGTGCCGATGCGGGACGGCGAGGTGATCTGTCCGCGGCACGGCTCGCTGTTCGACGCCTGCTCCGGCGAGTGCGACAACGGCCCGGCGGCCGGGACGACGCTCCGCGACGTCGAGGTCGCCGTCGACGGCGGCGCCGTCCACCTGACCGACGACGGATACACGTTCCGACACGAGGGCGGGACCGACGACGACGATCCGGGGTCGACGTCGCACCTCTCGCTGTGA
- a CDS encoding XdhC family protein yields the protein MTASNWSVPETEVVQRVRDRLDADGTDVLATIVDVEGNAYRRPGAKMLLDDDGTGVGSITAGCVEDDLLAAAEAVRETGRPDRVTYDLMEGDDDVWGLGVGCNGVIDVLLEPLDETYRPAVEAFGAGRDVAVLTVLSAGGEGEGDGAGDVDDAADTDRDRLGERAYYRPDEDRLTLPDGSPADGWPAEALAGPAADLAARGAADVVTVEGGTGATLEVFVDGLAAPDDLVVFGTGHDVGPVVELAERNDFRVTVVGFRGGVDLEERFPDAHRTVTTSPAGIADALDLDERTHAVVMTHNFVDDRIAAEELLRSPAPYVGLMGPRERFEEMMEAYDDEGTTFDESELASLYTPIGLDLGGGSPYQIAHSIVGEVLAVSNDRTPRHLREREGHIHDRVDVEARSEPEPPSR from the coding sequence ATGACAGCAAGCAACTGGAGCGTACCGGAGACCGAGGTGGTACAGCGCGTTCGCGACCGACTCGACGCCGACGGCACCGACGTGCTCGCGACGATCGTCGACGTCGAGGGCAACGCCTACCGTCGCCCGGGAGCGAAGATGCTCCTCGACGACGACGGGACGGGCGTCGGCTCGATCACGGCGGGCTGTGTCGAGGACGACCTGCTCGCCGCTGCGGAAGCGGTCCGCGAGACGGGCCGCCCCGATCGCGTCACGTACGATCTGATGGAGGGCGACGACGACGTCTGGGGGCTCGGCGTGGGCTGTAACGGCGTGATCGACGTCCTCCTGGAACCGTTAGACGAGACGTACCGCCCGGCCGTCGAGGCGTTCGGGGCCGGCCGCGACGTCGCGGTGCTCACGGTGCTCTCCGCGGGCGGCGAGGGAGAAGGGGACGGTGCGGGCGACGTCGACGACGCCGCGGACACCGACCGCGACCGCCTCGGCGAGCGCGCGTACTACCGTCCCGACGAGGACCGGCTGACGCTCCCCGACGGGTCGCCCGCGGACGGGTGGCCGGCCGAGGCGCTCGCGGGGCCGGCGGCGGACCTCGCCGCGCGCGGCGCCGCCGACGTGGTCACGGTCGAAGGCGGGACCGGCGCGACGCTGGAGGTGTTCGTCGACGGGCTCGCCGCCCCGGACGACCTCGTCGTCTTCGGCACCGGCCACGACGTCGGACCGGTGGTCGAACTGGCCGAGCGGAACGACTTCCGGGTCACCGTCGTCGGCTTCCGCGGCGGGGTCGACCTCGAGGAGCGGTTCCCCGACGCCCACCGGACCGTGACGACGTCGCCGGCGGGGATCGCCGACGCGCTCGACCTCGACGAGCGGACGCACGCGGTCGTGATGACTCACAACTTCGTCGACGACCGCATCGCCGCCGAGGAGCTGCTCCGGTCGCCGGCCCCCTACGTCGGCCTGATGGGCCCGCGGGAGCGGTTCGAGGAGATGATGGAGGCGTACGACGACGAGGGGACGACGTTCGACGAGTCCGAACTCGCGTCGCTGTACACGCCGATCGGGCTCGACCTCGGCGGCGGCTCGCCGTATCAGATCGCCCACAGCATCGTCGGCGAGGTCCTCGCCGTCAGCAACGACCGGACCCCGCGGCACCTGCGCGAGCGCGAGGGACACATCCACGACCGCGTCGACGTCGAGGCGCGCTCGGAGCCGGAGCCGCCGAGCCGGTAG
- a CDS encoding alpha/beta hydrolase, with protein MHADEIDPQAKAAVERQDRFPIPHSRWGLKLARLLTEPVMRIRNRNPPPVGRTVDGTVPGPDGALDARLYLPDAEGPFPTVVFFHGGGFVLGSVATHDRLCRGLTRESGCAVLSVDYRLAPEHPFPAAVADAYAAVEWAAENPDSVAGTGQVAVAGDSAGGALAAVAALMAAERDGPEIAHQALLYPGVGVHPDQPSVREHAGVVLDEADLEWFADCYYGDEIHRRNPYADPTNAGDLGGVAPATVVTAGFDPLRDGGRAYAEQLVRDGVPTRYENYEAMVHGFMTLREVDRAEEAIATVADDLAGAFRCEA; from the coding sequence ATGCACGCCGACGAGATCGACCCGCAGGCGAAGGCGGCCGTCGAGCGTCAGGACCGGTTCCCGATCCCCCACAGCAGGTGGGGGCTGAAGCTCGCCCGCCTCCTCACCGAGCCGGTGATGCGCATCCGCAACCGGAACCCCCCGCCGGTCGGGCGGACCGTCGACGGGACGGTTCCCGGTCCCGACGGCGCCCTCGACGCGCGGCTCTACCTCCCGGACGCCGAGGGGCCGTTTCCCACCGTCGTCTTCTTCCACGGCGGCGGGTTCGTGCTCGGCAGCGTCGCCACCCACGACCGGCTCTGTCGGGGACTCACGCGGGAAAGCGGCTGCGCCGTCCTCTCCGTCGACTACCGGCTCGCGCCCGAGCACCCGTTCCCCGCGGCGGTCGCGGACGCGTACGCCGCCGTCGAGTGGGCCGCGGAGAACCCGGACTCGGTCGCCGGGACCGGGCAGGTGGCCGTCGCGGGCGACTCGGCCGGCGGGGCGCTCGCCGCGGTCGCCGCGCTCATGGCCGCCGAACGCGACGGCCCGGAAATTGCACATCAGGCGCTGTTGTACCCGGGCGTCGGCGTCCACCCCGACCAGCCGTCGGTCCGGGAGCACGCCGGGGTCGTCCTCGACGAGGCCGACCTCGAGTGGTTCGCGGACTGCTACTACGGCGACGAGATCCACCGCCGGAACCCGTACGCCGACCCGACGAACGCCGGCGACCTCGGCGGCGTCGCGCCGGCGACGGTGGTCACCGCGGGGTTCGACCCGCTCCGGGACGGCGGGCGGGCGTACGCCGAACAGCTGGTCAGAGACGGCGTGCCGACGCGCTACGAGAACTACGAGGCGATGGTCCACGGCTTCATGACGCTCCGCGAGGTCGACCGCGCCGAGGAGGCGATCGCGACCGTCGCCGACGACCTCGCCGGCGCGTTCCGGTGCGAGGCGTGA
- a CDS encoding OsmC family protein, producing MSDVDLREEQEPLKREYEENPDAAKVTLTATGEEQDDVRACSVDIGRAIYEAELHEGAGGPGAAACSGDLLLGALAACSQLTAQAVAENFGVDPDISVEASGDLDLRGTLGIDDDVRVGFEEIRLDVSVDGDLDEDTRAALRKYTERYCVVYRTLADAPEPETTWEFS from the coding sequence ATGTCAGACGTTGACTTGCGGGAGGAGCAGGAGCCGCTGAAACGCGAGTACGAGGAGAACCCGGACGCGGCCAAGGTCACGCTGACCGCGACGGGCGAAGAGCAGGACGACGTGCGCGCCTGCAGCGTCGACATCGGCCGCGCGATCTACGAGGCGGAGCTCCACGAGGGGGCCGGCGGTCCCGGCGCCGCCGCGTGCTCCGGCGACCTCCTCCTCGGCGCGCTGGCGGCCTGTTCGCAATTGACCGCCCAGGCCGTCGCGGAGAACTTCGGGGTCGACCCCGACATCAGCGTGGAGGCCAGCGGCGACCTCGACCTCCGCGGGACGCTCGGTATCGACGACGACGTCCGGGTCGGCTTCGAGGAGATCCGCCTCGACGTGAGCGTCGACGGCGACCTCGACGAGGACACCCGGGCGGCGCTGCGGAAGTACACCGAGCGGTACTGCGTGGTGTACCGGACGCTGGCGGACGCGCCCGAGCCGGAGACGACGTGGGAGTTCTCGTAG
- a CDS encoding zinc finger domain-containing protein has translation MSHRDDLREAADALGGSIVVCGLGAYADRLARAEFRDARYASAAELLAETPPAGERSAVPAAADASPPAAVVVALDPDDLGEDDGASESLRALGGLDAFAVAVVPAAAADGDALSAVRDSVDAVLLAEGDAVEAAIRAFLATVQEPGFVNLDLTDAETVLSAGVAALGTGTADRDAPGDAVASAFDGLPEGVDATDASAVLVDVVVDPETSIAAATDVIAAVRERIGADANVIWGGAVDEAAAAELAVRLVVAGVRHAPPLAAGDPCPRCGAPLSAYEFGARETLSCDACGYSGIAVRRG, from the coding sequence ATGTCTCACCGGGACGACCTGCGCGAGGCGGCCGACGCCCTCGGCGGCTCCATCGTCGTCTGCGGCCTCGGCGCGTACGCCGACCGGCTCGCCCGCGCCGAGTTCCGCGACGCCCGATACGCGTCGGCAGCTGAGCTCCTCGCGGAGACGCCGCCCGCGGGCGAGCGCAGCGCGGTGCCGGCCGCGGCCGACGCGTCGCCGCCCGCGGCGGTCGTCGTCGCGCTCGATCCCGACGACCTCGGCGAGGACGACGGGGCGAGCGAATCGCTCCGGGCGCTCGGCGGGCTCGACGCGTTCGCGGTCGCGGTCGTCCCAGCGGCAGCGGCCGACGGCGACGCGCTCTCGGCGGTCCGTGACTCGGTCGACGCCGTGTTGCTCGCGGAGGGCGACGCCGTCGAGGCGGCGATCCGCGCGTTCCTCGCGACGGTCCAGGAGCCCGGCTTCGTCAACCTCGACCTCACCGACGCGGAGACGGTGCTCTCGGCCGGCGTCGCCGCGCTAGGGACCGGGACCGCCGACCGCGACGCCCCCGGGGACGCGGTCGCGTCGGCCTTCGACGGGCTCCCCGAAGGCGTCGACGCGACCGACGCGAGCGCGGTCCTCGTGGACGTCGTCGTCGACCCGGAGACCAGCATCGCCGCCGCGACCGACGTGATCGCGGCGGTCCGCGAGCGGATCGGCGCCGACGCCAACGTGATCTGGGGCGGCGCGGTCGACGAGGCGGCCGCGGCGGAGCTCGCCGTCCGGCTCGTCGTCGCCGGCGTCCGCCACGCCCCGCCGCTCGCCGCCGGCGACCCGTGTCCGCGCTGCGGGGCGCCCTTATCGGCGTACGAGTTCGGCGCCCGCGAGACGCTCTCGTGCGACGCCTGCGGCTACTCCGGCATCGCGGTGCGACGCGGGTGA